A stretch of the Planctomycetota bacterium genome encodes the following:
- a CDS encoding PilZ domain-containing protein, whose product MLRWPHLYPEPRKPDPDQARRSGRVSTDCIRCDLGKVVDLSAGGLCLQGGGPKPGKKGEKITFRLDAGVGIVQFTGEIVRIGRRGLFGWEAGLRFVDLNATQKKALSRMAMSAAAGEITEWQRAS is encoded by the coding sequence ATGCTGAGGTGGCCGCACTTGTACCCCGAACCTCGCAAGCCCGATCCCGACCAGGCCCGCCGCTCGGGCCGGGTCTCGACCGACTGCATCCGCTGCGATCTCGGCAAGGTCGTGGACCTGTCGGCCGGCGGCCTCTGCCTCCAGGGCGGTGGACCGAAGCCCGGCAAGAAGGGCGAGAAGATCACCTTCCGCCTCGACGCGGGCGTCGGCATCGTGCAGTTCACCGGCGAGATTGTTCGTATCGGTCGCCGGGGGCTCTTCGGCTGGGAGGCCGGCCTCCGCTTCGTCGACCTCAACGCAACGCAGAAGAAGGCGCTCTCCCGCATGGCGATGTCCGCCGCCGCCGGCGAGATCACCGAGTGGCAGCGGGCGAGTTGA
- a CDS encoding GntG family PLP-dependent aldolase: protein MSHAHDEPGIDLRSDTVTKPTPEMRAAMADAPVGDDVQEGDPTVRALETRVAEMLGTEATLFVPSGTMANLLAIRCHTQPGDEIIAHEGAHIYHWETGGYAAVAGCSIRLVPGEGGVISPETLRRAIRFDDAHCPPSRLVCIENTHNKAGGAAWPLDDLDAIADAAKAHGLRLHMDGARLWNASVAKGKPLARLTRAVDSVSVCFSKGLGAPVGSALASDAATIAAARRFRKMLGGAMRQSGVLAAAAMHALDHHLERLADDHAHARMLADAIGGCDGLALDPDRVDTNIVYARVAPDRSLEEQQRLADALASDLAGRGVGVLAEGDGRVRAVCHLGVSTADIERAIEGLRASASAVMAAMVNSPAATR, encoded by the coding sequence ATGAGCCACGCGCACGACGAACCCGGCATCGACCTCCGGAGCGACACGGTCACCAAGCCCACGCCCGAGATGCGAGCGGCCATGGCCGACGCGCCCGTGGGCGACGACGTGCAGGAGGGCGACCCGACGGTGCGGGCCCTGGAGACGCGGGTCGCGGAGATGCTCGGCACGGAGGCGACACTCTTCGTGCCCAGTGGCACGATGGCCAACCTGCTGGCCATCCGGTGCCACACCCAGCCCGGCGACGAGATCATCGCCCACGAGGGCGCCCACATCTACCACTGGGAGACCGGTGGCTACGCGGCCGTCGCCGGCTGCTCGATTCGCCTCGTGCCGGGCGAGGGCGGCGTCATCTCGCCCGAGACGCTCCGCCGCGCCATCCGCTTCGACGATGCGCACTGCCCGCCGTCGCGGCTCGTGTGCATCGAGAACACGCACAACAAGGCGGGCGGCGCCGCCTGGCCTCTCGATGACCTCGATGCGATCGCCGACGCCGCGAAGGCCCACGGGCTGCGGCTGCACATGGACGGCGCACGTCTCTGGAACGCGAGCGTGGCGAAGGGCAAGCCGCTCGCACGCCTCACCCGGGCCGTTGATTCGGTGAGCGTCTGCTTCTCGAAGGGGCTCGGCGCACCGGTGGGCTCGGCGCTGGCATCCGACGCGGCGACGATCGCGGCCGCACGCCGATTCCGCAAGATGCTGGGCGGCGCAATGCGGCAGTCGGGCGTCCTCGCGGCCGCCGCGATGCACGCCCTCGATCACCACCTCGAGCGGCTGGCCGACGACCACGCCCATGCGCGGATGCTCGCCGACGCGATCGGCGGCTGCGATGGGCTCGCACTCGATCCGGACCGGGTCGACACCAACATCGTCTATGCGCGGGTGGCGCCGGATCGCTCGCTTGAGGAGCAGCAGCGGCTCGCCGACGCACTAGCGTCCGATCTCGCCGGCCGGGGCGTGGGCGTGCTGGCCGAGGGCGACGGCCGCGTCCGCGCGGTCTGCCACCTCGGCGTCTCGACGGCAGACATCGAGCGGGCGATCGAGGGGCTGCGTGCGTCGGCGTCGGCGGTGATGGCGGCGATGGTCAACTCGCCCGCTGCCACTCGGTGA